A stretch of the Capsicum annuum cultivar UCD-10X-F1 chromosome 10, UCD10Xv1.1, whole genome shotgun sequence genome encodes the following:
- the LOC107845781 gene encoding aquaporin PIP2-7 produces the protein MTNSFVSTHTNKKANSKTNEIKNNSLSFGCLNMSKDVIEEGQAHHHGKDYVDPPPALFFGMDDLTKWSFYRALIAEFIATLLFLYVTVATVIGHKKLNSANQCDGVGILGIAWAFGGMIFVLVYCTAGISGGHINPAVTFGLFLARKVSLIRAVAYIIAQSLGAICGVGFVKAFMKHYYNTEGGGANSVAPGYNKGTALGAEIIGTFVLVYTVFSATDPKRSARDSHVPVLAPLPIGFAVFMVHLATIPITGTGINPARSFGAAVIYNQDKIWDDQWIFWVGPMVGAMAAAVYHQFVLRAGAVKALGSFRSNPTN, from the exons ATGACAAATTCGTTCGTCTCTACCCACACAAACAAAAAAGCAAACAGCAAAACCAACGAAATAAAAAACAACTCCCTTTCTTTCGGTTGTTTAAACATGTCAAAGGACGTTATTGAAGAAGGACAAGCTCATCACCATGGAAAAGACTATGTTGATCCTCCTCCAGCTCTCTTTTTTGGCATGGATGATCTTACCAAATGGTCTTTTTACAGAGCCCTTATAGCTGAGTTCATTGCTACTCTCCTCTTCCTCTACGTGACCGTTGCCACTGTCATCGGACACAAGAAGCTCAACAGTGCTAACCAATGTGATGGTGTTGGCATTCTTGGCATTGCTTGGGCTTTTGGTGGCATGATCTTTGTCCTCGTCTATTGCACTGCCGGCATTTCTG GTGGTCACATTAATCCAGCAGTGACTTTTGGATTGTTCTTGGCAAGGAAAGTGTCATTGATAAGAGCAGTTGCATACATAATTGCACAATCACTTGGAGCTATATGTGGTGTTGGTTTTGTGAAGGCGTTCATGAAGCATTACTACAACACAGAAGGTGGAGGTGCTAACTCTGTGGCACCTGGTTACAATAAGGGTACTGCTTTGGGTGCTGAGATTATTGGAACTTTTGTGCTTGTTTACACTGTCTTCTCTGCTACCGACCCCAAGAGGAGCGCTCGTGATTCCCACGTCCCT GTTTTGGCTCCTCTTCCAATTGGATTTGCTGTTTTCATGGTTCATTTGGCCACCATCCCAATTACTGGAACTGGTATCAACCCTGCTAGGAGCTTTGGAGCTGCTGTCATTTACAACCAGGACAAAATTTGGGACGACCAA TGGATATTCTGGGTTGGACCAATGGTGGGAGCGATGGCAGCGGCGGTATACCATCAGTTTGTATTGAGAGCAGGAGCAGTAAAAGCTTTGGGATCATTCCGCAGCAACCCGACCAACTAA